The following coding sequences are from one Nonlabens arenilitoris window:
- a CDS encoding CsgE family curli-type amyloid fiber assembly protein, with the protein MHAQAQEQKSYYNQEISGELFLEQKGDYVSIQGVASNLTDVSASIRYELTVFKKDSLNNTSKNKQEGRGVLNAKTKAILSTTTVNINNPSKITIMLLIYDLNNKLVGKAVQVLKENSLQLEKKEIVSNDGVEIRGIVIEKTRTKPARDFYDYFYGEYHKYKINGNRIVTVEEEFGQGRNSLIKVTVGREVVYQFFVTPKKKYMKQMADNAIRSVFQKFLQLNKEETN; encoded by the coding sequence TTGCACGCTCAAGCGCAAGAGCAAAAATCATATTATAATCAAGAGATAAGTGGAGAGTTATTCTTAGAACAGAAAGGAGATTATGTTTCCATTCAAGGAGTGGCTTCAAATCTTACAGATGTTTCTGCCAGTATACGATATGAACTTACCGTGTTTAAAAAGGACAGTCTAAACAATACCTCTAAAAACAAGCAAGAAGGGCGCGGTGTTTTAAACGCAAAGACTAAAGCGATTCTATCCACTACAACCGTTAATATTAACAACCCATCAAAAATTACCATCATGTTGCTTATATATGATCTAAATAATAAGCTAGTAGGTAAAGCGGTACAAGTGTTAAAGGAGAATTCTCTTCAACTTGAAAAAAAAGAAATAGTTTCTAATGATGGCGTTGAAATAAGAGGAATTGTTATTGAAAAAACAAGGACTAAACCTGCTAGAGACTTCTATGATTATTTCTATGGAGAATATCACAAATACAAAATTAATGGTAATCGCATTGTTACCGTAGAGGAGGAATTTGGTCAAGGGAGAAATTCATTGATTAAAGTTACCGTAGGTAGAGAAGTTGTTTATCAATTTTTTGTAACACCTAAAAAGAAGTACATGAAACAGATGGCAGATAATGCCATACGCTCTGTTTTTCAAAAGTTTTTACAACTTAATAAAGAAGAAACTAATTAA
- a CDS encoding curli production assembly/transport component CsgF — MLTKSTTLLSLLFLVLAYTACNAQQFTYKPINPAFGGDTFNYQWLIQSAEAQNKFTDPAESAIDDTSELDAFTEGLNRQLLSGFSRQILNLQLGDEELRPGVFTIGSYEVEVLESLEGLVVNLLDTNTGDQTQIIIPNN, encoded by the coding sequence ATGCTCACAAAATCTACAACATTGCTCTCGTTGTTATTTTTAGTTCTTGCTTACACGGCTTGCAACGCACAACAATTTACTTATAAACCTATTAATCCAGCTTTTGGAGGAGATACGTTTAACTATCAATGGTTGATACAAAGTGCTGAAGCACAAAACAAATTTACAGATCCAGCAGAATCTGCAATAGATGATACGTCGGAACTAGATGCCTTTACAGAAGGCTTAAATCGACAACTGCTTAGTGGATTTTCACGTCAAATTTTAAATCTACAATTAGGAGACGAAGAATTAAGACCAGGTGTTTTCACTATAGGTTCTTATGAAGTTGAAGTTTTAGAATCTTTGGAAGGTCTAGTGGTCAATCTTTTAGATACTAATACAGGAGATCAAACCCAAATTATTATACCTAATAATTAG
- a CDS encoding CsgG/HfaB family protein, whose translation MKSYKNIMILMMLTMLLTACGAYMNQPMGTQPARIGEATEVSKRLIALPEPSAPAVVGVYEFEDQTGQFKQSENGSTFSNAVTQGGTTILVKALEDSKWFTPIERENLGNLLQERNIILNTRKDYAARSNTQVKELDPLLYAGVLIEGGIVSYDTNVLTGGAGARYFGAGGSTKYRQDRVTVYLRAVSTKTGKIMKTVYVSKTIYSQAVDASLFRYVSFKRLLEAETGFTRNEPGQLAVKEAIEKAVEALIIEGIDAQLWYPKGGKPVADQMIAAYKEEKSVAENTDVYQRNMLDRRSKWRVDAGAGGTLINGDYPNSYYEYAATLGVQYNFSPYVGIHASVHKFRLKNTDLFNREFAASELNVHLTMLPYDKFTPYIYGGAGLNHANFFEQNDVKAQAGLGLEYTISPSLGIKLYADYNAVLSDDLDYVVAGQRDDHYLKFGLGVNIYLGGNEAKDNDEKRKMRKYRRTQRRIEKMKLRVQAEQEVAGDTLSRKRNNSNFPNP comes from the coding sequence ATGAAATCTTATAAAAACATCATGATTCTCATGATGCTTACCATGCTATTAACGGCTTGTGGAGCATATATGAATCAGCCTATGGGAACTCAACCAGCCCGTATAGGTGAAGCGACAGAAGTCTCTAAGAGATTAATCGCTCTACCAGAGCCTAGTGCACCAGCAGTTGTCGGTGTCTATGAATTTGAAGATCAAACTGGTCAATTCAAACAATCAGAAAATGGAAGCACCTTCAGTAACGCTGTTACCCAAGGTGGAACAACCATATTAGTAAAAGCGCTAGAGGACTCAAAATGGTTTACACCTATTGAAAGAGAGAATCTAGGGAACTTACTTCAAGAACGTAATATTATACTCAATACCAGAAAAGATTATGCAGCGCGCAGTAATACACAAGTTAAAGAATTAGATCCATTACTATATGCAGGCGTGCTTATAGAAGGAGGAATTGTTTCTTATGACACTAACGTGTTAACGGGTGGTGCCGGTGCGAGATATTTTGGCGCTGGTGGTTCTACAAAGTATAGACAAGATCGTGTGACCGTTTATTTAAGAGCCGTTTCTACAAAAACGGGTAAAATTATGAAAACCGTTTATGTGTCAAAAACAATCTATTCTCAAGCAGTAGATGCAAGTCTATTTAGATACGTTAGTTTTAAAAGATTATTAGAAGCTGAAACTGGATTTACTAGAAATGAACCTGGACAGCTAGCCGTTAAAGAGGCTATTGAAAAAGCAGTCGAGGCTCTTATAATTGAAGGTATTGATGCACAATTATGGTATCCTAAAGGAGGAAAACCCGTAGCTGATCAAATGATAGCAGCTTATAAAGAAGAAAAATCTGTTGCAGAAAATACTGATGTGTATCAACGCAATATGCTTGATAGACGCAGCAAGTGGCGAGTTGACGCCGGTGCAGGTGGTACATTAATTAATGGTGATTACCCTAATTCTTATTATGAATATGCTGCCACACTAGGTGTACAGTACAATTTTTCACCTTATGTAGGTATTCATGCGTCAGTGCATAAATTCAGATTGAAAAACACAGATCTATTTAATCGAGAATTTGCTGCGTCAGAACTTAATGTGCATTTAACCATGCTACCTTATGATAAATTCACTCCTTATATATATGGAGGTGCAGGTTTAAATCATGCTAACTTTTTTGAACAAAACGATGTAAAGGCGCAAGCAGGATTAGGTCTTGAATATACAATTTCACCATCCTTAGGTATAAAATTATATGCAGACTATAATGCTGTGTTATCAGATGATTTAGACTATGTCGTGGCAGGACAGCGAGATGATCATTACCTCAAATTTGGCCTTGGTGTGAATATCTATTTAGGTGGTAATGAAGCAAAGGATAATGATGAAAAACGTAAAATGAGAAAATACCGTCGTACACAACGACGTATAGAAAAAATGAAACTAAGAGTTCAGGCAGAGCAAGAAGTTGCTGGAGACACGCTTTCGCGAAAGCGTAATAACTCAAACTTCCCTAACCCATAA
- a CDS encoding carboxypeptidase-like regulatory domain-containing protein yields the protein MKLLQYIAGITILLLVSGCSEDKLQINGKGTLKGRVVAAETFLPQENVKISTNPNTNTVFTDADGLFEFELDNGQYSVQAEKDGFLTDFESATVEVDETVEIVFELQVETANNRAPDTPVLVSPADNEVDVSSNVTLEWLATDPEDDELTFTVELRNTSDNTVEIFEDITEPMLDVTLDFGTTYLWQVRADDGINQTINSALFSFSTSDFPTNRFLYVRKVNGNNVIYSSDENGTEVALTTTTTNSWRPRVNRQANKIAFLRSVGAQVHVFTMNLDGSQVQQVTSTVAVAGFNLDEVDISWATNGSLIYYPSLDKLYAIQPSGAGLTQFYQTTNGNIITDVDVNEPRIAVKTNDFAGYNVEILILDMQAAVVQTVLSGMPGAAGSIDLSADNSTILYSRDVTGFENIAYRQLDSRLFVYNLNTLQEIEVSYNKPAGTNDLDARFSPTEGLVICKNQDNDGNSAPIIQTLELTIADTREDLFTNAIMPDWE from the coding sequence ATGAAATTACTGCAATATATAGCTGGAATTACCATCCTACTTTTAGTGTCGGGATGTAGCGAGGATAAATTACAAATTAACGGTAAAGGAACTTTAAAAGGTCGGGTAGTAGCTGCCGAGACATTTTTACCACAAGAAAATGTGAAAATATCAACTAATCCCAATACAAACACTGTTTTTACTGATGCTGATGGATTATTTGAATTTGAACTAGATAATGGTCAGTATTCTGTGCAGGCAGAGAAAGATGGCTTTTTAACAGACTTTGAGAGTGCTACAGTTGAGGTGGATGAAACAGTTGAAATTGTTTTTGAGTTACAAGTTGAGACTGCAAATAATAGAGCGCCAGATACTCCTGTACTAGTATCACCAGCAGATAACGAGGTCGACGTATCGTCTAATGTAACACTAGAATGGCTAGCAACTGATCCTGAAGATGATGAATTAACCTTTACAGTAGAACTGAGAAACACTTCAGATAATACAGTCGAAATATTTGAGGATATCACAGAGCCTATGCTGGACGTTACTCTGGATTTTGGTACTACATATTTATGGCAAGTAAGAGCAGACGATGGCATTAACCAGACCATTAATAGTGCTTTATTTTCTTTTAGTACTTCAGATTTCCCGACCAATAGATTTCTATATGTACGTAAGGTGAACGGTAATAATGTTATTTACAGTAGTGATGAGAATGGAACAGAAGTAGCGCTTACCACTACAACTACTAATAGCTGGCGACCTAGAGTGAATCGACAAGCTAATAAAATTGCTTTTTTAAGAAGTGTAGGTGCACAGGTGCATGTGTTTACTATGAATTTAGATGGGTCACAGGTGCAGCAAGTAACATCTACTGTTGCCGTTGCAGGTTTTAACCTAGATGAGGTCGATATATCATGGGCGACTAATGGATCATTAATTTATTATCCATCGTTAGATAAATTATATGCCATACAACCTAGTGGTGCTGGTCTAACTCAATTTTATCAAACTACTAATGGTAATATCATTACCGATGTAGATGTTAATGAGCCTAGAATAGCGGTGAAAACTAATGATTTTGCAGGTTACAACGTTGAAATTTTGATACTAGATATGCAGGCTGCTGTAGTGCAAACCGTTTTAAGTGGTATGCCTGGTGCTGCTGGTAGTATAGATTTAAGTGCAGACAACTCTACCATATTATATTCTAGAGATGTTACTGGTTTTGAAAACATTGCTTATAGACAGCTAGACTCTAGGCTCTTTGTTTACAATTTAAATACGTTACAAGAAATAGAGGTTTCATATAATAAACCTGCAGGGACAAATGATCTTGATGCTCGATTCTCTCCTACAGAAGGCTTAGTGATATGTAAAAACCAAGATAATGATGGAAACTCTGCTCCTATAATACAAACTCTAGAATTAACTATAGCAGACACTAGAGAAGATTTATTTACGAATGCTATAATGCCAGATTGGGAATAG